A window of Microcystis aeruginosa FD4 contains these coding sequences:
- a CDS encoding GUN4 domain-containing protein gives MASSARGVEPILDFEAEEGKILKATRGKPLSLTVEESGCIKELGELIASKDRGYFDVIHLSGHATIKDQKPYFITETEYGDRQDTSAEDIARELQFNLPKLLFLSGCRTGYSDGDEILSMAEKLLENGAKTVLGWGQPVRDQEAADTAAILYEKLSQGFTLSESLAFAYQKLLENQARDWHCLRLYVRGSIPEALVSRGQKKPLPPVSVVDQFVDPETKYLRVATRETFIGRRRDLQYCLQVLKKPFDNPVAVSKVGVFLQGFGGNGKSTLAARLCDRLPDYTKLVWWRQIDQTSLVNTLAKKLDRSQRQILLDSNEELDYRLRDVFGQLNQPFLLILDDFEWNLECPSSSDDYIFKAGVAQLLQALVGAIQETNYYHRLIITSRYTFNSPLLEEFYHLESLPSFKYKESDLEKKLRRLEHFSSGKIDKNYIERALNLADGNPRLLEWLNNEVLNSGEIDTKLRSFENESDVTWRDKIVWRLEEKPQLLTDEALEKVVSNCLIYEIPVPIEALEAVCQSVPNYQKKIKQGQDKGLIEVICNDDRETLYRASHIKHINPHIELPKDASKLSALAGTAAKTLTELWGNKENENEERWAEIFRLAFAETENPDRFREQFDKMISVQYNKETDLAYEKELRKQRGYLIANQEQIYQKLEEYLEQQDWKKADYETAFIMYQWMVIEGYDHFYQLFRRVSLDVIDEIDRLWVKYSEGKFGIKRQAKIYRDLGGTKRYNSEVWDSFGDHVGWRAGGRWLELKEVAYHATTQPESHFPIFIYSRVGWVVGRWIGGSEGFDVVVDLFSRVKT, from the coding sequence ATGGCAAGTTCTGCTAGAGGTGTCGAGCCTATACTAGACTTTGAGGCAGAAGAAGGGAAGATCCTCAAAGCAACTAGAGGGAAACCCCTATCTTTAACCGTTGAAGAGAGCGGATGTATTAAAGAATTAGGCGAATTGATAGCCAGTAAAGATAGGGGATACTTCGATGTTATCCACCTGAGCGGACACGCTACCATCAAGGATCAGAAACCCTATTTTATTACCGAGACGGAATACGGAGATAGACAAGATACCAGCGCTGAAGATATTGCTAGAGAATTACAGTTTAATTTACCTAAGCTGTTGTTTTTATCAGGGTGTCGGACAGGCTACTCCGATGGTGATGAGATCCTTTCGATGGCCGAGAAGTTATTAGAAAATGGGGCTAAAACTGTTTTGGGGTGGGGTCAACCCGTCAGGGATCAGGAAGCTGCTGACACGGCGGCCATCCTCTACGAAAAGCTTTCTCAAGGCTTTACTTTAAGCGAGTCGTTAGCTTTTGCCTATCAGAAATTATTAGAAAATCAGGCGAGGGATTGGCATTGTTTACGCCTCTATGTCCGGGGAAGTATCCCAGAAGCTTTGGTAAGCAGAGGACAGAAAAAACCTTTACCTCCCGTATCCGTTGTTGACCAATTTGTGGACCCAGAAACGAAATATTTGCGGGTAGCCACACGGGAAACTTTTATCGGTCGCCGCCGTGATCTTCAGTATTGCTTGCAAGTGCTGAAAAAACCCTTTGATAATCCTGTAGCAGTTTCTAAGGTTGGCGTTTTTCTGCAAGGTTTTGGTGGTAACGGGAAAAGTACCCTCGCCGCTCGGTTGTGCGATCGCCTTCCAGACTATACTAAGCTTGTCTGGTGGCGACAAATTGATCAAACTAGCTTAGTTAATACCCTAGCTAAAAAATTAGACCGTTCACAACGTCAAATCCTTCTGGATTCTAATGAGGAGCTAGACTATCGCTTAAGGGATGTTTTTGGTCAGTTAAACCAACCTTTTCTACTTATTCTTGATGATTTCGAGTGGAACTTGGAATGCCCTTCATCCAGCGATGACTATATCTTTAAAGCAGGGGTAGCTCAACTATTACAAGCTCTAGTTGGGGCGATACAGGAAACTAATTACTACCATCGCCTGATTATTACCTCGCGCTATACCTTCAATTCCCCTCTATTAGAGGAATTTTATCATCTCGAGTCTTTACCCTCTTTCAAATACAAAGAGTCCGATTTAGAAAAGAAACTGCGGCGGTTAGAGCATTTTAGTTCGGGTAAGATTGATAAAAACTATATAGAAAGAGCTTTAAACCTTGCTGATGGCAACCCCCGTCTCTTGGAATGGCTCAATAATGAGGTTTTAAATTCAGGGGAGATAGATACAAAGTTGCGGTCATTTGAGAATGAATCCGATGTTACTTGGCGCGATAAGATAGTCTGGCGGTTAGAAGAAAAACCTCAACTATTGACGGATGAAGCTCTTGAAAAAGTGGTTAGTAATTGCCTAATCTATGAAATTCCAGTTCCTATTGAAGCTTTAGAAGCGGTTTGTCAATCTGTTCCCAACTATCAGAAAAAAATAAAACAGGGACAGGATAAAGGCTTGATCGAGGTAATCTGCAATGACGACAGAGAAACCCTCTACCGCGCCTCTCACATCAAACATATTAACCCCCATATCGAGCTTCCTAAAGATGCAAGTAAGCTTTCTGCTTTAGCAGGAACAGCAGCCAAGACTTTAACCGAACTTTGGGGAAATAAGGAGAACGAAAATGAGGAAAGATGGGCAGAGATTTTCCGTCTAGCTTTTGCAGAGACAGAAAACCCAGATCGCTTTCGAGAACAATTCGATAAGATGATCTCGGTTCAATATAACAAAGAAACCGATCTTGCCTACGAAAAAGAACTGAGAAAACAGAGAGGATATCTTATCGCAAACCAAGAACAGATCTATCAAAAGTTAGAAGAGTACCTAGAGCAACAGGATTGGAAAAAAGCCGACTACGAAACTGCCTTCATTATGTATCAGTGGATGGTTATAGAAGGTTATGATCACTTCTACCAGCTTTTTAGACGGGTATCCCTAGATGTAATCGATGAAATTGACCGTCTCTGGGTGAAATACAGCGAAGGGAAATTTGGTATTAAGAGACAGGCAAAAATTTACCGTGACCTAGGGGGTACGAAAAGATATAATTCAGAAGTATGGGATAGTTTTGGCGATCACGTTGGTTGGAGAGCAGGAGGTAGATGGTTGGAGCTTAAAGAGGTAGCATATCATGCTACAACACAGCCAGAATCGCACTTCCCAATATTTATATACTCCCGTGTGGGGTGGGTGGTGGGAAGGTGGATTGGGGGGAGTGAAGGGTTTGACGTTGTGGTGGATCTCTTCTCTCGCGTCAAGACTTAA
- a CDS encoding CHAT domain-containing protein: MKILHIDLQERGSNSVEFRFFWDNPNQTRTYTRFLSEIDHLSEKADTDYYTRLPEDHAKTGQGLYRWLDGTERILQNELDSHRGEKIVLAISTSNGLVHLPWELLHDDQGFLVSKLPAIVPMRWMKTGNERLLTVDNNPQESSLKCSFHGKFC, translated from the coding sequence ATGAAGATACTGCATATTGATCTTCAGGAGAGGGGTAGCAACAGCGTTGAGTTCCGATTTTTCTGGGACAACCCTAACCAGACTCGTACCTACACAAGATTCCTGAGTGAAATAGACCACCTAAGTGAAAAGGCTGACACCGATTACTATACCCGTTTACCGGAAGACCACGCCAAAACAGGACAAGGTTTATACCGATGGTTAGATGGTACGGAGCGCATCCTCCAGAACGAGTTAGATAGCCACCGAGGAGAGAAAATAGTTCTGGCTATCAGCACCAGCAACGGATTAGTCCATCTACCCTGGGAATTATTACACGATGATCAGGGTTTTCTTGTGTCTAAGCTTCCCGCTATTGTTCCTATGCGGTGGATGAAAACCGGTAATGAAAGGCTGTTAACTGTGGACAACAACCCGCAGGAATCGAGCCTTAAATGTAGTTTTCATGGCAAGTTCTGCTAG
- a CDS encoding restriction endonuclease subunit S: MTIELIKPDPLILTITEESARSIDTVDAGAAYTQYLHEQIGEFEQQPLGNFVDVVSRSVNPRSSRYAGQIFEYIDLREVDDIYGYILTLKLNQGNEIGSTKHRFQKNDILFAKIMPSLANKKIALVTQDVTNAVASTEFIVLRKKSQAEINLYYLFRALRSDHFTRQATANVTGATGRQRISPSRLLELQIIVPPEEIQTQIGDAVEQEFTLRTLAAEQSKKADDLAQLVLGNLTLRTDS; the protein is encoded by the coding sequence ATGACTATCGAGTTAATTAAACCAGACCCTTTAATATTAACAATCACTGAAGAATCAGCCCGTAGTATCGATACAGTTGATGCTGGTGCAGCTTATACACAATATTTGCATGAGCAAATAGGTGAGTTTGAACAGCAGCCTTTAGGAAACTTTGTAGATGTTGTATCAAGAAGCGTTAATCCACGCTCTAGTAGATATGCTGGTCAAATATTTGAATATATAGATTTACGAGAAGTAGATGATATTTATGGCTATATATTAACTCTTAAACTTAATCAAGGAAATGAGATTGGAAGCACAAAACATCGCTTTCAAAAGAATGACATTCTCTTCGCCAAGATCATGCCCAGCTTGGCCAACAAAAAGATTGCGCTAGTAACCCAAGATGTAACTAACGCAGTAGCTTCAACTGAATTTATTGTTTTGCGAAAAAAATCACAAGCCGAGATTAATCTTTATTACCTTTTTCGGGCTTTACGTTCTGATCATTTTACCCGACAAGCGACAGCAAACGTTACTGGTGCAACGGGGCGACAGAGAATTAGCCCGTCTAGATTACTAGAATTACAAATAATTGTTCCCCCAGAAGAGATTCAAACACAAATTGGAGATGCTGTCGAACAAGAGTTTACGCTAAGGACATTGGCGGCAGAACAATCAAAGAAAGCTGATGACTTAGCTCAGCTTGTACTTGGTAATCTAACTCTTAGAACCGACAGCTAG
- a CDS encoding N-6 DNA methylase: protein MPLNKQAILDDIFRKAPPLNSEDDCAENVVIPFIMRLGYDRNQIRRKVSITGTSGHRFRKQADIVVYIGERPALVVETKRIQHRLSEEDVNQVLSYAQLLEPSTPIAVLTNGRDWEIYYLDRDDIGGLESVPEPQELESTILTVSSNVVQLEKRQAAERLLVTIENKGDLEIAFRECRKELAKEGLIAESAFDELTKILTCKFNEEKRDAEGFAPNRFTSSWLLGSGPLAALQQMFTDAKQTFNVFPTGTQIQIRSNETVEKIVRELEPFGLYGFKTPLGLAGAGGDVVGSVYEAFLTGTLRGDLGQYLTPRQLVEFMVEIADIKIGEKVLDLSCGSGGFLIRAFINVRKKIRFLDSSQDEKDHLVSNLVTNNLWGIEINPRLATLCRINMILHGDGYEHIYTGDSIREDVFENTDGRRTDFLNIEQNNAAMFDVILINPPFNIPYEDSATLNRYYLGLGKAAQGSDYLVLERAIRLLKPETGRLLVILPHGVASGVSETEVRNFVKSRTHIHGCISLPVGSFKPFGGSNARTCVLYLKKTTGDNKKRFLAQAEHVGYDITSKYYRETDLNDLPVIAEAYHRVKLELQ, encoded by the coding sequence AATAAACAGGCTATCTTAGATGACATTTTTCGCAAAGCACCACCGTTGAACTCTGAGGACGACTGTGCTGAGAATGTTGTTATCCCTTTCATAATGAGGCTTGGTTACGACAGGAACCAGATACGTCGAAAAGTCTCAATCACTGGAACTTCAGGACATAGATTTAGAAAGCAAGCTGATATCGTTGTTTATATTGGGGAACGTCCGGCTCTTGTGGTTGAAACCAAGCGTATTCAGCATCGATTGAGCGAGGAGGATGTTAACCAAGTGCTTTCCTATGCTCAACTTCTTGAACCATCTACACCAATTGCAGTTCTGACTAATGGACGTGATTGGGAGATTTATTATTTGGATAGAGACGATATTGGCGGATTAGAATCCGTTCCTGAACCGCAAGAGCTTGAAAGCACAATACTTACTGTCTCTAGCAATGTAGTTCAATTGGAAAAGCGACAAGCTGCTGAGCGACTTTTAGTAACTATTGAAAATAAAGGTGACTTAGAAATAGCATTTAGGGAATGTCGAAAAGAGTTAGCTAAAGAAGGACTCATTGCCGAGTCTGCATTTGATGAGCTAACTAAAATTCTCACTTGTAAGTTTAACGAAGAGAAAAGAGATGCTGAAGGCTTTGCACCCAATCGCTTTACATCTTCCTGGCTTCTTGGCAGTGGACCTCTAGCTGCTTTACAGCAAATGTTTACTGACGCAAAACAGACTTTTAATGTATTCCCTACGGGAACTCAAATTCAAATTAGAAGCAACGAAACTGTTGAAAAAATTGTTCGTGAATTAGAGCCTTTTGGTCTTTATGGTTTTAAGACGCCACTTGGCTTGGCTGGAGCAGGAGGAGATGTAGTTGGTTCTGTTTATGAGGCCTTTCTTACTGGAACACTCCGAGGGGACTTAGGACAGTATTTAACCCCAAGACAATTAGTTGAGTTCATGGTTGAGATAGCTGATATAAAAATTGGAGAAAAAGTCCTTGATTTATCATGCGGAAGTGGTGGCTTTCTTATTAGAGCGTTTATTAATGTCCGCAAAAAAATTCGATTTCTTGATTCTAGCCAAGATGAAAAAGATCATTTAGTTAGTAATCTTGTCACGAATAATCTATGGGGAATTGAGATAAATCCTCGGTTAGCCACTTTATGTCGAATAAATATGATTTTACATGGTGATGGCTATGAACATATTTATACAGGAGATTCAATTAGAGAAGATGTTTTTGAGAATACAGATGGACGCAGAACTGATTTTTTAAATATTGAGCAAAATAACGCAGCAATGTTTGATGTAATTCTCATTAATCCCCCGTTCAATATACCCTATGAAGATTCTGCTACTTTAAACCGGTATTATCTAGGACTAGGTAAAGCTGCTCAAGGTTCAGACTATTTGGTTCTTGAGAGAGCAATTCGACTATTAAAGCCTGAAACTGGACGTTTGCTAGTTATTTTGCCCCATGGTGTTGCCAGCGGAGTTTCCGAGACTGAAGTTCGCAACTTTGTGAAATCTCGTACACATATTCATGGTTGTATAAGCTTACCCGTCGGATCATTTAAGCCGTTTGGGGGGTCTAATGCTAGAACCTGTGTTTTGTATCTCAAGAAGACTACTGGAGACAATAAAAAGCGTTTTTTAGCACAAGCAGAACACGTTGGCTATGACATTACCTCAAAATATTATAGAGAAACTGATCTCAATGATTTACCTGTTATCGCGGAAGCCTATCATAGAGTAAAACTAGAACTGCAATGA